The genomic DNA CAAAAGCCGTAAATGACGTAACCGGCAATGCCTACGGTCTCGATGTTCGCCTTGAAAAGGGAGTCAGCCAGGTATCGGACTGTTTGTCTGGTTGGCTGTCTTATTCGTTTGGAAAATCAATGAGGACACAGACTTTCGATGACCGAAGGATGTCGTACCCCTATGACTTCGACCGACGCCATAGCGTAGATGTGGTACTCAATCAGCGCATCGGTCCCAAGTTAACGCTAGGCCTAACATGGCGCCATGGAACGGGTTTCCCCTATACCCCCGCGTTGGCCGTTGAGCCGTTGGTTGCCGAAGTTGCCAGCGATCCCTCGAATCCTGATCTTATTAAACCTACAATTCTGACCGACCCCGAAACCGGAGCGGCCCGCTTTGTGCCAACGTTTGGAGGCCCGGAAAACATCAACTCACGACGGTACCCGGACTACCAAAGACTCGACGTACGGATGACCTATTCAACTAAATGGCTCCACTCAGAATGGCAATTCTATTTGGACTTTGTCAATCTCCTCAACCGGAAAAACGTACTTCTTTTTCGCTCCATTGTCAGGACTGAAATAGATGAAAGCCTTCCACAATCTTTGCAGTTTCTTAGAGTAAGAGCGTTTGAAGAACCGGTCAACCTCTATCCGTTTATTCCATCTTTTGGTGTACACGTAGCTTTTTAGGAGAAGCAAATCCCTTTATGCTTGAAGGTAACCCATTTTGTGGCCATTGCCCGCATCCACTGGAAGAGATACCGCAGTTTCTTGAGAAACTTTACGATATGCGCTCTACGATTTGCGATTTTCAAAAAGAGTCTGTACTTCTCAAATTGTAGATTGTCAATCAAAATTATCGACAAAGTTTTGTCGATGTTTGGCGCTAAGCGCCTAATTGATCCATCTATGCAAACAAAAACTGCATGCCGAAAGTGAACTTCCGTCTGTATGTCATCACCAACCGCCTGCTGTGTGGAGATAGAAGCTTAGCGCAGGTTGTCGGGGATGCTTGCAAGGCCGGTGTAAAGGCCATTCAACTCCGTGAAAAAGATATACCAGCCAAATTTGTTTACAATTTGGCTCAGGAAATTCAACAAATCTGCAAGAGAACTGGCGCCAAATTGCTGATAAATGATCGCTTTGACATTTCTGGAGCGGTCGGAGCTGACGGCGTTCACTTGACGTCCAAAAGCCTTCCCGTTGAAATTGTCCGCAAAAATTTTAATTCAGATAAACTCGTTGGCGTTTCGACTCACTCACTTGAGGAAGCCAGGCGAGCTGAAGATTCCGGCGCCGACTTTGTATTATTTGGACCTATCTATCCTACCCCTTCAAAAGCCGCATATGGGCATCCGCAAGGCCTAACAAAATTGCAGGAAGTAGCAAAATCAGTTGCCATTCCAGTCTTTGCAGTTGGTGGAATGACTCCTGAAAAAGCGAAGGAATGTGTTGAGAGCGATGCGTTTGGAGTTGCAGTTATCTCTTCGGTGATGAGTACCCGGGATATTTCGGCAACCTTAAAAAGTTATAAGGATTACTTAGGGAGACTTTAATTTATTAGGAAAAATCTAAAAAATGAGGATTGACTTTTAGAAGATAAAGTGTTATTTTATTTTTGAATGGAAACCATCTCGCTTTGTCACCTCCCAGTTTTACGCAAAACTAACCCTTTGATGTATTTTAAATGCGTATCAACTCATCCAAACAGAAACCTTAGGAGGAGGAACTAAATGGAATTTCACGCACCTCATTACAAGGAATACGTCGAAGATTTTCAGAAAATTGCCAAGCACTACTGCCTCAACCCTGAGAAAATAAAAATTGAATTTTACACTCCCCAATGTCAAGCCATCTTAACCGAACAGATTGAAGATCACACTTTCAAGATTCATATTAATTTAGAAGAAGATCGCATCGTTTCAATTAAGCAACTTACTGGTAATGGAAACGGCAACACGGATATGTTCAAGGAAAAATACAGAAAATTCATGAAATGATTTTTCCTGAGTTGATAAAAGCGGAAGGTTAAAGCGGGGGTTCAAGAATAACGGGGAATCCATTGTTGTCAATAATCTTACCTAAATCACCATCATAAAATTCCAGTTGATACGTTTTTGTTTCAATTAGATGTTTATTCACAGTCCCCTTATCTCTTTCAATTAAATATCTCAATTCTTTCAGGTCGTTCGACCAGTGAAACCCGTTAAAAAATTCAGCGCCTTTGAATTGAGTTTTGTAAAGTGAGTTCCTCGAATAGCAGGTCCCCAAGTAGATTTGATTATAATCCAAACCTGAAAAATAATGGACTGCTGAAGTCATCAAAAACATTCCCAAATTGTGAACATAGTAATTTAAATCGTAAAAAGAGTAGTAGTAATAGGCCAGCGATTTTTTTTCAAGAAAAAGTGTTACGATTCCCACGTCTTTTTTGGTTTTTGTGTCGGTAAAAATTAATAAATGAGACACGATCTTTGACTTAAATAATGAGTCCAGCCGATCATAAGTCATGATGTCTTTGCCGAATTTTATGTCGGCGTAGGTCTTGCAAAACTTCCGCCATCTTTTTGTATATTCGAATTGACTTCTTGGAACTAACCGGTATTCGATGTTCTCGCATTTGCGCACAATTCTTCGATTCTCGGAGGAGAGTTCGAAGCAATTCAAATCGACCCGCACCTGGCGGCAAAGATAAAACCGTTCAAATTCAGGAGATGAGGGAAGAAATCCGCCGGCGAAAATCATGGCCGGGGTTTCATGCGGTTCGGGAATAGCCCAAATGGCATATGGGAAAATGTAGTTTGTATAGTCTGACTTGTATTCGGAAAATAGGAGTTTCATGATTCTTTTCTATAAACTATAAATAAACCCTTGGCAGCCGGGCCCGCCACCCGGATAAAATATCATAAGAAACGGTGCCCTTCAATTTTGCGATTTCATGAACATCGATTTCTTCGCCATTCTGTTTTCCCATTAAAACCACTTCTTCCCAGCTCTTGGTTTCGGGGATTTCGGTAATATCGACCATCATGGCGTCCATGGCGTTTCCGCCGATAATTGGAGCTCGTTTACCGTGAATCAGAACTTCCCCCTGGTTACGAACCCGCGGGTAGCCGTCGCCGTAACCGAGGGGAATCACTGCAACCTTTCTATCCGAAGCAGCCCGGTAGCGCAGTCCGTAGCCGACATAGTCTCCCCTTTCCAGCCCACGAATTACGGCAATTCTGGCTTTTACGGACATTACCGGTTTTAAGCCGTCAATCCGCCGGCAGA from candidate division KSB1 bacterium includes the following:
- the thiE gene encoding thiamine phosphate synthase, with the protein product MPKVNFRLYVITNRLLCGDRSLAQVVGDACKAGVKAIQLREKDIPAKFVYNLAQEIQQICKRTGAKLLINDRFDISGAVGADGVHLTSKSLPVEIVRKNFNSDKLVGVSTHSLEEARRAEDSGADFVLFGPIYPTPSKAAYGHPQGLTKLQEVAKSVAIPVFAVGGMTPEKAKECVESDAFGVAVISSVMSTRDISATLKSYKDYLGRL